A stretch of the Proteus sp. ZN5 genome encodes the following:
- the rpoD gene encoding RNA polymerase sigma factor RpoD, whose product MEQNPQSQLKLLVTKGKEQGYLTYAEVNDHLPEDIVDSDQIEDIIQMINDMGIQVMEEAPDADDLMLAENSNDTDDDAAEAAAQVLSSVESEIGRTTDPVRMYMREMGTVELLTREGEIDIAKRIEDGINQVQCSVAEYPEAITYLLEQYDRVEAGEARLSDLITAFIDPNAEEMAESEDVNLGKSDDEVDNSAEDEDEDEDEDGDNDSDSDDDNSIDPELARQKFTELREQYEKTRQTIKAKGRNHKDTEIEILLLSEIFKQFRLVPKQFDYLVNNMRDMMDRVRTQERHIMRLCVDQVKMPKKNFITLFTGNETNDTWFTAARAMNKPWSEKLAGIEEEVQRSLQKLQQIEVETGLTIEQVKDINRRMSIGEAKARRAKKEMVEANLRLVISIAKKYTNRGLQFLDLIQEGNIGLMKAVDKFEYRRGYKFSTYATWWIRQAITRSIADQARTIRIPVHMIETINKLNRISRQMLQEMGREPSPEELAERMLMPEDKIRKVLKIAKEPISMETPIGDDEDSHLGDFIEDTTLELPLDSATSESLRSATHEVLAGLTLREAKVLRMRFGIDMNTDHTLEEVGKQFDVTRERIRQIEAKALRKLRHPSRSEVLRSFLDE is encoded by the coding sequence ATGGAGCAAAACCCGCAGTCACAGCTGAAGCTACTTGTTACTAAAGGTAAGGAGCAAGGCTACCTGACCTATGCTGAGGTCAATGACCATCTGCCGGAAGATATCGTCGATTCAGATCAAATCGAAGACATCATCCAGATGATTAACGACATGGGCATTCAGGTTATGGAAGAAGCACCTGACGCCGATGATCTGATGCTGGCAGAAAATTCAAATGATACTGATGATGATGCTGCAGAAGCCGCAGCTCAGGTACTTTCTAGTGTAGAATCTGAGATTGGCCGTACAACCGACCCTGTGCGTATGTATATGCGCGAAATGGGTACTGTTGAACTGCTCACCCGGGAAGGTGAAATTGATATCGCAAAACGCATTGAAGATGGTATTAACCAAGTTCAATGTTCCGTTGCCGAATATCCTGAAGCAATTACTTATCTTCTTGAACAGTATGATCGCGTTGAAGCTGGCGAAGCACGTCTTTCAGACTTAATTACTGCGTTTATTGACCCTAATGCCGAAGAAATGGCAGAAAGTGAAGATGTCAACTTAGGCAAAAGTGATGATGAAGTTGACAACAGCGCTGAAGACGAAGATGAAGACGAAGATGAAGATGGCGACAATGACAGTGATAGCGATGATGATAACAGCATCGATCCTGAATTAGCGCGCCAGAAATTTACTGAGCTTCGTGAGCAATACGAAAAAACTCGCCAAACTATCAAGGCGAAAGGTCGTAACCATAAAGATACAGAGATTGAAATCTTATTGTTATCTGAAATTTTCAAACAGTTCCGTTTAGTACCAAAACAGTTTGATTATCTGGTTAACAATATGCGTGACATGATGGACAGAGTTCGTACTCAAGAACGTCACATCATGCGTCTTTGTGTTGATCAAGTTAAGATGCCAAAGAAAAACTTCATTACTTTGTTTACAGGTAACGAAACCAATGACACATGGTTCACTGCTGCTCGTGCAATGAATAAACCGTGGTCTGAAAAATTGGCAGGTATTGAAGAAGAAGTACAACGCAGTTTACAAAAACTGCAACAAATTGAAGTTGAAACTGGACTGACAATCGAACAGGTTAAAGATATTAACCGTCGTATGTCTATCGGTGAAGCAAAAGCACGTCGTGCGAAAAAAGAGATGGTCGAAGCAAACTTACGTCTCGTTATCTCTATCGCGAAAAAATATACCAACCGTGGCCTACAGTTCCTTGACCTGATCCAGGAAGGGAATATTGGTCTGATGAAAGCGGTTGATAAATTTGAATACCGTCGTGGTTATAAGTTCTCAACTTATGCAACATGGTGGATCCGTCAGGCAATTACTCGTTCAATCGCTGATCAGGCGCGTACAATCCGTATCCCTGTTCACATGATTGAAACGATTAATAAACTGAACCGTATTTCTCGTCAAATGTTGCAAGAGATGGGACGTGAACCTTCACCAGAAGAGCTTGCAGAACGCATGCTGATGCCTGAAGACAAGATCCGTAAGGTACTGAAAATCGCTAAAGAACCAATCTCCATGGAAACCCCAATCGGTGACGATGAAGATTCACATTTAGGTGATTTTATCGAGGACACTACTCTCGAATTACCACTGGATTCTGCAACATCAGAAAGTTTACGTTCCGCAACTCACGAAGTGTTAGCAGGTTTAACATTACGTGAAGCGAAAGTCCTGCGTATGCGTTTCGGTATCGATATGAATACCGACCATACCTTGGAAGAAGTGGGTAAACAATTTGATGTTACCCGTGAACGTATTCGTCAGATTGAAGCGAAGGCACTGCGTAAATTACGCCACCCAAGCCGTTCTGAAGTATTACGTAGCTTCCTTGACGAGTAA
- the dnaG gene encoding DNA primase: MAGRIPRSFINDLLARTDIIDLIDARVPLKKQGKNHSACCPFHNEKTPSFTVNSDKQFYHCFGCGAHGNAIDFLMNYDRLDFVETIEELAAMHGLEVPYETGTGSSPIERHIRQNLYQVMEKLNQYYSSALNKPDALEARNYLEHRGLSEDIITRFSIGFVPTGWDNVLKRFGQSADNKALLLEAGMVITNDNGRTYDRFRQRVMFPIRDRRGRVIAFGGRVLGDDLPKYLNSPETEIFHKGRQLYGLYEAQQSNNNVTKLLVVEGYMDVVALAQFGIDYAVASLGTSTTAEHIQLLFRTTDNIICCYDGDRAGRDAAWRALETALPFLNDGRSLRFMFLPEGDDPDSLVRREGKEAFEKRMEQAHSLSEFLFDSLVPQVDLSTQEGNGKLYSLARPLIDKIPSETLRLYLLRELGSLTGNPDIEQMDRLFGRALVNHELSYQPTKLRTTPMRILIALLIQNPEFSKLVPPLEGLSTEKIAGLSLFIELVSVCQAQPGLNTGQIIELYRENKFGKQLEKLAMWNDIDIDEIAEKTFTDTLDHLFLTAMDERLNALIAKERTEGLTQDEREEVQLIIQARVKK; this comes from the coding sequence ATGGCTGGACGAATTCCACGTTCATTTATCAATGATTTGCTAGCTCGAACTGATATCATCGATCTTATCGACGCTCGTGTGCCGTTAAAAAAACAAGGCAAAAATCATTCAGCGTGTTGTCCGTTTCATAATGAAAAAACGCCCTCTTTCACAGTAAATAGCGACAAACAGTTTTATCACTGTTTTGGTTGCGGCGCGCATGGCAATGCTATTGATTTTTTAATGAATTACGACAGGCTTGATTTTGTTGAAACCATTGAAGAGTTAGCAGCAATGCATGGGTTAGAAGTTCCTTATGAAACAGGAACAGGCAGTAGCCCTATTGAACGACATATAAGACAAAATCTCTATCAAGTGATGGAGAAATTGAATCAGTATTATAGTAGTGCTTTAAATAAACCTGATGCACTGGAAGCAAGAAACTATCTTGAGCATCGAGGTCTTAGTGAAGATATTATTACCCGTTTTTCGATTGGATTTGTGCCAACAGGTTGGGATAACGTCCTAAAACGTTTTGGTCAAAGTGCCGATAATAAAGCCTTACTTCTTGAAGCGGGTATGGTAATAACCAACGATAATGGTCGTACTTATGATCGTTTTCGCCAACGAGTCATGTTTCCTATCCGAGATAGACGTGGCCGTGTTATTGCCTTTGGTGGACGCGTATTAGGTGATGATTTACCTAAATACTTGAACTCACCAGAAACAGAGATATTTCATAAAGGCCGCCAACTTTACGGACTTTATGAAGCGCAACAATCTAATAATAACGTCACAAAGCTATTAGTTGTTGAAGGTTATATGGATGTTGTGGCATTAGCGCAGTTTGGTATTGATTATGCCGTTGCCTCATTAGGAACCTCCACTACAGCAGAACATATCCAGTTGCTCTTTCGGACAACGGATAACATTATTTGCTGCTATGATGGAGATAGAGCTGGTCGTGATGCTGCATGGCGAGCATTAGAAACCGCCCTTCCTTTTTTAAATGATGGTCGCTCTTTACGTTTTATGTTTTTACCCGAAGGTGATGATCCTGACTCATTGGTTCGTCGTGAAGGTAAAGAAGCCTTTGAAAAACGTATGGAACAAGCACATTCATTATCAGAATTTTTATTTGATTCACTCGTTCCACAAGTGGATCTGAGTACTCAAGAAGGCAATGGTAAGCTCTATAGTTTAGCTAGACCATTAATAGATAAGATCCCAAGTGAAACTTTACGTCTATATTTATTAAGAGAGCTTGGAAGCTTAACGGGAAATCCCGATATTGAGCAAATGGATCGTTTATTTGGTAGAGCACTGGTTAATCACGAGTTATCGTATCAACCGACCAAATTACGCACTACACCAATGCGTATATTGATTGCCTTATTGATACAAAACCCAGAATTCTCTAAATTAGTGCCCCCTCTCGAGGGATTAAGTACAGAAAAAATTGCAGGTCTATCGCTTTTTATTGAATTAGTTTCCGTTTGCCAAGCACAACCGGGCCTAAATACAGGACAGATTATCGAACTCTATAGAGAGAATAAATTCGGTAAACAGCTTGAAAAATTGGCAATGTGGAACGATATAGATATAGATGAGATTGCAGAGAAAACCTTTACAGACACGTTAGATCATCTTTTTTTAACCGCAATGGACGAACGTTTAAACGCGCTTATTGCGAAAGAGAGAACAGAAGGCCTAACGCAAGATGAACGCGAAGAAGTCCAATTGATAATACAGGCACGCGTTAAAAAGTAA
- the rpsU gene encoding 30S ribosomal protein S21, whose amino-acid sequence MPVIKVRENEPFDVALRRFKRSCEKAGVLAEVRRREFYEKPTTERKRAKASAVKRHAKKLARENARRTRLY is encoded by the coding sequence ATGCCGGTAATCAAAGTACGTGAAAACGAGCCATTTGACGTTGCTCTTCGTCGTTTCAAACGCTCTTGTGAAAAAGCAGGCGTATTAGCAGAAGTTCGTCGTCGTGAGTTTTATGAAAAACCAACGACTGAACGTAAACGCGCTAAAGCATCAGCAGTAAAACGTCACGCTAAAAAATTAGCTCGCGAAAACGCACGTCGTACTCGTCTGTACTAA
- the tsaD gene encoding tRNA (adenosine(37)-N6)-threonylcarbamoyltransferase complex transferase subunit TsaD, with amino-acid sequence MRVLGIETSCDETGIAIYDDKAGLLANQLYSQIKLHADYGGVVPELASRDHIRKTVPLIQAALKEANLTAQDIDAVAYTAGPGLVGALLVGATIGRSLAFAWDVPAIPVHHMEGHLLAPMLEEKTPEFPFVALLVSGGHTQLISVTGIGEYTLLGESIDDAAGEAFDKTAKLLGLDYPGGPVLSKMAQQGTEGRFVFPRPMTDRPGLDFSFSGLKTFAANTIRQNDDSDQTRADIARAFEDAVVDTLAIKCRRALEQTGFKRLVMAGGVSANRTLRAKMETVMKQLGGEVFYARPELCTDNGAMIALAGMIRFKGGTEGPLSVTVRPRWPLAELPALENK; translated from the coding sequence ATGCGAGTTTTAGGTATTGAAACATCTTGCGATGAAACCGGTATCGCAATTTACGATGATAAAGCCGGTCTATTAGCGAATCAACTTTATAGCCAAATTAAATTGCACGCCGATTATGGTGGTGTAGTTCCTGAACTTGCTTCACGGGATCATATCCGTAAAACAGTACCTCTTATTCAAGCGGCACTGAAAGAAGCAAATCTTACGGCACAAGATATTGATGCAGTTGCTTATACTGCGGGCCCCGGTCTTGTTGGCGCTTTGCTTGTAGGCGCAACAATTGGGCGCTCATTAGCTTTTGCATGGGACGTTCCTGCTATTCCAGTTCATCATATGGAAGGCCATTTATTGGCACCAATGCTTGAAGAGAAAACGCCTGAGTTTCCGTTTGTGGCACTTCTGGTTTCTGGTGGTCATACACAATTAATTAGTGTGACTGGAATTGGCGAATACACCTTATTAGGTGAATCTATCGATGATGCTGCTGGCGAAGCTTTTGATAAAACAGCAAAATTGTTGGGATTAGATTATCCTGGCGGTCCTGTATTATCGAAAATGGCACAACAAGGCACAGAAGGTCGATTTGTTTTTCCTCGTCCAATGACAGACAGACCGGGGCTTGACTTTAGTTTCTCTGGTTTAAAAACCTTTGCGGCTAATACTATTCGTCAAAATGACGATTCAGACCAAACTCGTGCTGATATTGCACGAGCATTTGAAGATGCTGTTGTTGATACACTAGCGATAAAATGTCGTAGAGCTTTAGAACAAACGGGCTTTAAACGTTTAGTGATGGCAGGTGGAGTAAGTGCTAACCGGACATTACGTGCAAAAATGGAAACCGTGATGAAGCAATTAGGCGGCGAAGTTTTTTATGCGCGTCCTGAACTGTGTACTGATAATGGTGCAATGATTGCATTAGCGGGAATGATCCGCTTTAAAGGCGGTACAGAAGGCCCATTAAGTGTGACTGTAAGACCACGCTGGCCTTTAGCTGAGCTGCCTGCCCTTGAAAATAAATAA
- the plsY gene encoding glycerol-3-phosphate 1-O-acyltransferase PlsY, which yields MSANALGMIIFAYLCGSISSAILICRLARLPDPRQFGSGNPGATNVLRIGGKAAAAAVLICDVLKGMIPVWLAYYLNVPPFYLGIVAIAACLGHIYPVFFHFKGGKGVATAFGAIAAIGWDLSGLIAGTWLLTVLLSGYSSLGAIISALLAPFYVWWFKPEFTYPVALLSCLVLYRHHDNIQRLWRGQESRIWHKLKKKTEKTEKEIIQEAKEQEKED from the coding sequence ATGAGTGCTAACGCACTTGGAATGATCATCTTCGCCTACTTGTGCGGCTCAATCTCCAGCGCGATATTGATTTGCCGACTGGCAAGACTACCTGATCCAAGACAATTTGGCTCTGGCAACCCCGGAGCGACCAACGTCCTACGTATTGGTGGAAAAGCGGCCGCAGCGGCAGTACTTATCTGTGACGTCCTAAAAGGGATGATCCCTGTTTGGCTCGCCTATTACTTAAATGTGCCTCCTTTTTACCTTGGCATTGTGGCAATCGCGGCTTGCCTTGGGCATATCTACCCTGTTTTCTTCCACTTTAAAGGCGGAAAAGGCGTCGCAACTGCATTTGGTGCTATTGCTGCCATTGGTTGGGATTTAAGTGGTCTTATTGCAGGAACATGGTTACTCACTGTCTTACTGAGTGGCTATTCATCACTTGGCGCGATCATCAGCGCACTGCTTGCCCCTTTTTACGTTTGGTGGTTTAAACCAGAATTCACTTATCCTGTCGCATTATTATCATGTCTTGTACTTTACCGTCATCATGACAATATTCAACGTTTATGGCGTGGTCAAGAGAGCCGGATCTGGCACAAATTGAAAAAGAAAACCGAAAAAACGGAAAAAGAGATCATTCAAGAAGCGAAAGAGCAAGAAAAAGAAGATTAA
- the folB gene encoding bifunctional dihydroneopterin aldolase/7,8-dihydroneopterin epimerase, which yields MDIVFIEQLSVITTIGVYDWEKTIKQKLVFDIEMEWDNKRASQTDDVVHCLDYASVSNAIIDYVETRRFELVERVAEEVAQLLITRFAVPRVKIKLAKPGAVAQAQNVGVIIERKA from the coding sequence ATGGATATCGTATTTATTGAGCAATTATCAGTAATAACCACAATCGGTGTTTATGATTGGGAAAAAACCATAAAACAAAAATTAGTGTTCGATATCGAAATGGAATGGGATAACAAACGCGCATCCCAAACTGATGATGTGGTTCATTGTTTAGATTATGCCAGCGTGAGCAACGCAATCATTGATTATGTTGAGACTCGACGTTTTGAATTAGTTGAACGTGTAGCAGAAGAAGTGGCACAGCTATTGATAACTCGATTTGCTGTACCTAGAGTAAAAATTAAATTAGCGAAACCAGGGGCTGTTGCACAAGCCCAAAATGTGGGTGTGATTATTGAGCGTAAAGCTTAA
- a CDS encoding multifunctional CCA addition/repair protein has product MNIYLVGGAVRDQLLDMPVKDRDWVVVGATPQMLLQQGYQQVGKDFPVFLHPDTHEEYALARTERKSGSGYTGFTCYAAPDVTLEDDLARRDLTINAIAYSADGEYVDPYHGIDDIHARQLRHVSEAFSEDPLRVLRVARFAARFAPLGFSVAPETLQLMKTMAQSGELNALTAERVWKETEKALESPSPQVYFDVLRQCGALSVLFPEIDALFGVPAPEKWHPEIDTGIHAMMVLNIASQLTDDIAVRFSALCHDLGKGLTPPENWPHHHGHGPAGVPLVEALCQRYRIPNHIRDLARLTARFHDHIHRIDRMRPSKIIRLFDAIDAWRKPERVEQLAMVSEADARGRKGLENLVYPQRAFLCQAFAIANNVDIKPIIESGLKGSAIRDALTKQREVAIIKWKSRLNQDQH; this is encoded by the coding sequence GTGAATATATACCTTGTTGGTGGTGCTGTGCGCGACCAACTATTAGATATGCCAGTAAAAGATAGAGATTGGGTTGTTGTGGGCGCAACACCTCAAATGCTGTTACAACAAGGCTATCAACAAGTAGGTAAAGATTTTCCTGTTTTTCTTCATCCAGATACTCATGAAGAGTATGCCCTTGCGCGTACAGAACGAAAATCAGGCTCTGGTTACACGGGTTTCACTTGTTATGCGGCACCAGATGTCACGTTAGAAGACGATCTCGCGCGCCGTGATCTCACCATTAATGCCATTGCTTATTCTGCTGATGGTGAATATGTCGATCCTTACCATGGCATAGATGATATCCATGCGAGACAACTTCGCCATGTTTCTGAGGCATTCTCAGAAGATCCTTTAAGAGTGTTGCGGGTTGCACGTTTCGCTGCACGATTTGCGCCTTTAGGATTTAGTGTTGCACCTGAAACACTGCAATTAATGAAAACAATGGCACAAAGTGGTGAGCTAAATGCACTGACAGCTGAACGTGTTTGGAAAGAAACAGAAAAAGCCCTTGAGAGCCCTTCGCCTCAAGTCTATTTTGACGTTTTACGTCAATGTGGTGCTTTAAGCGTTCTTTTTCCTGAAATTGATGCTTTGTTTGGTGTGCCTGCGCCTGAAAAATGGCACCCAGAAATCGATACAGGCATTCATGCCATGATGGTGCTTAATATCGCTAGCCAATTAACAGACGACATTGCGGTACGCTTTAGTGCCTTATGCCATGATTTGGGAAAAGGATTAACACCTCCTGAAAATTGGCCCCATCATCATGGGCATGGCCCTGCTGGTGTTCCTTTAGTTGAAGCCTTGTGCCAACGTTATCGTATTCCTAATCATATCCGTGACTTGGCTCGTTTAACGGCAAGATTTCACGATCATATCCATCGTATTGATAGAATGCGCCCTTCAAAAATAATCCGCTTATTTGATGCTATTGATGCATGGCGAAAACCTGAACGTGTTGAGCAATTAGCAATGGTGAGTGAAGCCGACGCCAGAGGACGCAAGGGATTAGAAAATCTCGTTTATCCACAACGTGCGTTTCTTTGCCAAGCTTTCGCAATTGCAAATAATGTGGATATTAAGCCAATCATTGAAAGTGGATTAAAAGGAAGTGCAATACGAGATGCGCTAACCAAGCAACGAGAAGTCGCGATTATAAAATGGAAATCGCGACTTAATCAGGATCAGCACTAA
- a CDS encoding TIGR04211 family SH3 domain-containing protein encodes MRKLPLLFLSLLGLGVSLSSHAETRYVSDELSTYVHSGPGNQYRIVGSLNSGSTVTVISRNAATGYVQIKDDKDRTVWLPESQLSTQPSMRTRIPAMEKEIQTLRDKLANIDQSWNQRTTDMQNKVSNSDDIINGLKKENEQMRTKLAVAEKKLDFANQQLDDRQRDIILQWFMYGGGVAGAGLVFGLILPHIIPRRRKRNDRWMN; translated from the coding sequence ATGCGAAAATTACCCTTACTTTTTCTTTCCTTACTTGGCTTAGGCGTTTCTCTGAGCTCACACGCAGAAACTCGTTATGTTTCCGATGAATTATCCACTTATGTACACAGTGGGCCAGGAAATCAGTATCGAATTGTTGGCTCTTTAAATTCGGGCTCTACCGTTACTGTCATTTCTCGTAACGCAGCAACGGGTTATGTACAGATTAAAGACGATAAAGATCGTACCGTTTGGCTACCAGAAAGCCAACTCAGTACCCAACCAAGTATGCGTACTCGTATTCCTGCTATGGAAAAAGAGATCCAAACACTGCGCGATAAACTGGCAAATATCGATCAAAGCTGGAACCAGCGCACCACTGATATGCAAAATAAAGTTTCAAACAGCGATGACATCATCAATGGCTTGAAAAAAGAAAATGAACAAATGAGAACAAAGCTCGCTGTCGCAGAGAAAAAACTCGATTTTGCTAATCAACAATTAGATGACAGACAACGCGATATCATCTTACAGTGGTTTATGTATGGTGGTGGTGTTGCAGGCGCAGGTCTTGTTTTTGGTCTGATCCTTCCACATATTATTCCGCGCCGTCGTAAACGTAATGATCGTTGGATGAACTAA